The following are from one region of the Variovorax sp. V213 genome:
- a CDS encoding DNA-processing protein DprA, translating to MNIHVANFLHGKPVDAGLEMGAYEHLWLQPDATVKRIAELFQRQPDALPSDLVGEAEALSAAREVLAEFEKKGLRDVGVRVHGAHEYPEPLRDAADPIDVLYYRGAWELAESPKRIAVVGTRAVTPEGINRTKRLVKLLVENGFTIVSGLAKGVDTVAHRTAIDSGGETIAVIGTPISQVYPRENEKLQEEIARRFLLVSQVPVLRYARQDYRWNRGFFPERNKTMSALTQGTVIVEAAETSGTLIQAKAALEQGRKLFILDNNFRNPDIRWPARLESQGAIRVREFSDLVGAFE from the coding sequence GTGAACATTCATGTTGCTAACTTTCTCCATGGGAAGCCGGTGGACGCCGGCTTGGAGATGGGTGCGTACGAGCACCTATGGTTGCAGCCCGACGCCACGGTGAAGCGGATCGCTGAGCTGTTTCAACGGCAGCCTGACGCTCTGCCCTCGGACCTTGTGGGCGAGGCCGAGGCTTTGAGCGCGGCCCGCGAAGTCCTCGCGGAGTTCGAGAAGAAGGGCTTGCGCGACGTCGGCGTCCGTGTCCACGGGGCTCACGAGTATCCCGAGCCGCTACGCGATGCCGCCGACCCAATCGACGTCTTGTATTACCGCGGCGCCTGGGAGCTGGCCGAATCCCCGAAACGGATCGCCGTCGTCGGAACGCGCGCCGTCACTCCGGAGGGAATCAACCGCACCAAACGCTTGGTGAAGCTCCTCGTCGAAAACGGATTCACCATCGTGTCCGGCTTGGCCAAGGGCGTAGACACGGTTGCGCATCGCACCGCCATCGACAGCGGCGGCGAGACGATCGCGGTGATCGGCACTCCAATTTCGCAGGTGTACCCGCGCGAGAACGAGAAGTTGCAGGAGGAAATCGCGCGCAGGTTCCTCCTCGTGAGCCAAGTGCCGGTATTGCGATATGCGCGGCAGGACTATCGCTGGAACCGGGGGTTTTTTCCAGAGCGGAACAAGACCATGTCGGCGCTCACACAGGGTACTGTCATCGTCGAAGCTGCCGAAACGTCCGGAACGCTAATTCAAGCCAAAGCGGCGCTCGAACAAGGACGCAAGCTGTTTATTCTGGACAACAACTTCCGCAATCCTGATATCCGCTGGCCTGCGCGACTTGAAAGCCAGGGCGCGATCCGTGTTCGCGAGTTCAGCGACCTTGTGGGGGCGTTTGAGTAA
- a CDS encoding IS66 family transposase: MPIQAGVSSPATITAEVLAALIAERDALAGALRVATTERDLALERLKALQRQLFAAKSEARGTDQKDLFLNEAEALAPTDQTPQAEVDEEESTPVAGHQRKKRGRKPLDPALPREIVRHELPEAERVCAHDGHALVEIGAEVSEQMDVIPEQVRVLQHHRIKYACPCCDQSLKVAPTPARIIPRGLLTEQAQALIITGKYQFGMPLYRTAVLLRRFGGDIASNTLASGIVRIGQAVQPVINLLRDHLLDSDLIYGDETTVQVLKEPGRKAQTKSYMWAQMNGTGPPVRLFAYAPGRGAVHAEKLYAGIRPGTTLITDGYEVYNGIAKAGGLTHLGCWVHARRPFIKAEESIPKAARSPDQLATRFVRLIAKLYRAEALARDWTPARRLRLRSRYSAAVVREIERLLLTHLHAVAPSSLLGEALHYLHGQWPKLVRFLDNGTWPLDSNPVENAIRPFVVGRKAWLFADTVGGANASANLYSLIETAKANNVEPYRYLVALFKKLPLAQTVDDYEALLPWNIELGGA, translated from the coding sequence ATGCCGATCCAAGCTGGCGTGTCGTCGCCTGCCACCATCACCGCTGAAGTACTCGCCGCGCTCATTGCCGAGCGTGACGCACTGGCCGGCGCGCTTCGAGTGGCGACCACCGAGCGGGACCTCGCACTGGAGCGGCTGAAGGCGCTGCAGCGCCAGCTGTTCGCGGCCAAGAGCGAAGCCCGTGGCACGGACCAGAAGGACCTGTTCCTCAACGAGGCCGAGGCACTCGCCCCCACCGATCAGACGCCGCAGGCCGAGGTCGACGAAGAGGAGTCGACGCCAGTCGCCGGACATCAGCGCAAGAAGCGTGGACGCAAGCCACTGGACCCCGCGCTGCCGCGCGAGATCGTGCGCCACGAGCTGCCCGAGGCCGAGCGTGTGTGCGCGCATGACGGGCACGCGCTGGTGGAGATCGGTGCCGAGGTCAGCGAGCAGATGGACGTCATCCCCGAGCAGGTGCGCGTGCTGCAGCACCACCGCATCAAGTACGCCTGTCCCTGCTGCGATCAGAGCCTGAAGGTTGCACCGACGCCGGCGCGCATCATCCCGCGCGGGCTGCTCACCGAGCAGGCGCAGGCCTTGATCATCACCGGCAAGTACCAGTTCGGCATGCCGCTGTATCGCACGGCCGTATTGCTACGCCGCTTCGGGGGCGACATCGCGAGCAACACCCTGGCCTCTGGCATCGTACGCATCGGCCAGGCTGTGCAGCCGGTCATCAACCTGTTGCGCGACCACTTGCTGGACTCGGACCTGATCTACGGCGACGAGACCACGGTTCAGGTGCTCAAGGAGCCCGGGCGCAAGGCCCAGACGAAGAGCTACATGTGGGCGCAGATGAACGGCACCGGTCCACCGGTGCGGCTGTTTGCCTACGCGCCGGGGCGCGGCGCTGTACACGCCGAGAAGCTGTATGCCGGCATCCGTCCCGGCACCACGCTCATCACCGACGGGTATGAGGTCTACAACGGCATCGCGAAGGCCGGCGGCCTCACGCATCTCGGGTGCTGGGTTCACGCACGTCGCCCCTTCATCAAGGCCGAGGAGTCCATCCCGAAGGCAGCTCGTTCACCCGATCAGCTCGCGACCCGGTTCGTACGGCTGATTGCCAAGCTTTACCGTGCGGAGGCGCTGGCCAGGGACTGGACGCCCGCGCGCCGGCTGCGACTGCGTTCGCGCTACAGCGCCGCCGTTGTGCGCGAGATCGAACGGCTGCTGCTCACGCACCTGCACGCCGTTGCACCATCGAGCCTGCTGGGCGAAGCGCTGCACTACCTGCACGGGCAGTGGCCCAAGCTCGTGCGGTTCCTGGACAACGGCACCTGGCCGCTGGACTCCAACCCGGTGGAGAACGCGATCCGCCCCTTCGTTGTTGGAAGGAAGGCATGGTTGTTCGCCGACACCGTCGGCGGTGCCAATGCGAGCGCCAATCTCTACTCGCTGATCGAAACGGCCAAGGCCAACAACGTCGAGCCCTACCGCTACCTCGTCGCCTTGTTCAAGAAACTGCCGCTGGCGCAGACGGTCGACGACTACGAGGCGCTGCTGCCCTGGAACATCGAGCTCGGCGGCGCGTAA